One window of the Rubrobacter aplysinae genome contains the following:
- a CDS encoding alpha/beta fold hydrolase — MSTFVLVHGGFVGGWLWEKVVPLLEDAGHQVEAPDLPRHGDDRTPIPEVSLQGYADRISQVLDAQPEPVVLVGQSMGGMVISQAAEQRPDKIAMLVYVGAHLLRDGESLLSASEDDTESLVLSNLVMNEDGSSAIVREDAIREAIMADCSDEDLERAKSRFEPQAVAPLATPITLTEDNFGRIPRVYIETLKDRSISPSFQKEMYERLPCEKVVSMDTGHWPFYSAPEELASHLSSLPARDSVPG, encoded by the coding sequence ATGAGTACGTTCGTTTTGGTGCATGGTGGGTTTGTCGGAGGCTGGCTGTGGGAGAAGGTGGTCCCGCTCCTGGAGGACGCCGGCCATCAGGTCGAGGCCCCGGATCTCCCCAGGCACGGCGACGACCGGACCCCGATCCCGGAGGTCTCGTTACAAGGCTACGCGGACCGGATCTCCCAGGTGTTGGATGCCCAGCCCGAGCCGGTCGTGCTCGTCGGGCAGAGCATGGGCGGTATGGTCATCAGCCAGGCCGCCGAGCAACGTCCCGACAAGATAGCGATGCTCGTCTACGTGGGCGCGCACCTGTTGCGCGACGGCGAGTCGCTGCTTTCGGCCTCCGAGGACGACACGGAGTCGCTGGTCTTGTCGAACCTGGTGATGAACGAGGACGGGTCGTCCGCCATCGTCCGGGAGGACGCCATCAGGGAAGCCATAATGGCCGACTGCTCGGACGAAGACTTGGAGCGGGCTAAGTCCCGGTTCGAGCCTCAAGCCGTAGCCCCACTCGCCACGCCGATTACCCTTACCGAAGACAACTTCGGCCGGATACCGCGGGTGTACATCGAAACCCTCAAGGACCGGTCCATCAGCCCGTCGTTCCAGAAAGAGATGTACGAGCGGTTGCCCTGCGAGAAGGTCGTCTCCATGGACACGGGTCACTGGCCTTTCTACTCGGCTCCCGAAGAGTTGGCGAGCCACCTGAGCTCTCTGCCCGCGCGAGACAGTGTGCCCGGATAA
- a CDS encoding FAD-binding oxidoreductase yields MSDTVTPTIGDSAIAGLQSELRGGLIRRGGEGYDASRTVYNAMIDRHPHLIATCRDVADVISAVNFAREQGLLLAIRGGGHNGGGLGICDDGLVIDLSSMKGVSVDPVARTVRAEGGCVWGDVDHATHAFGLATPSGVISTTGVGGLTLGGGLGHLTRRYGLTIDNLLSADVVLADGSFVTASEEENEDLFWALRGGGGNFGVVTSFLFRLHPVNNIIGGPTLWPLEQAPEVMCWYRDFIAEAPEDLSGFFAFLTVPPGPPFPEHLHLKKMCGIVWCYTGPEEDADEVFAPVQEVGTPALHGVHEMPYPALQSAFDGLYPPGLQWYWKADFINELSDAAIEAHLGYAEVPTLHSTMHLYPINGAAHRVGKNDTAWSYREATWGMVIAGVDPEPANRELIIDWSRDYWEAIHPHSAGGAYVNMMMDEGQERVRASYRDNYDRLAAVKREYDPGNLFRVNQNIVPAA; encoded by the coding sequence ATGTCGGACACCGTAACCCCAACCATAGGGGACTCGGCCATCGCGGGGCTACAGAGCGAGCTTAGAGGAGGCCTGATCCGGCGCGGCGGCGAGGGCTACGACGCCTCCCGCACGGTCTACAACGCGATGATCGACCGCCACCCGCACCTGATCGCCACCTGTAGGGATGTCGCCGACGTGATCTCCGCCGTCAACTTCGCCCGCGAACAAGGGCTGCTCCTCGCCATCCGGGGCGGCGGCCACAACGGCGGAGGACTCGGTATCTGTGACGACGGACTGGTCATAGACCTCTCGTCCATGAAGGGCGTAAGCGTAGACCCCGTGGCGCGCACCGTCCGAGCCGAGGGTGGCTGCGTCTGGGGCGACGTGGACCACGCGACCCACGCCTTCGGTCTGGCGACGCCCAGCGGCGTCATCTCCACCACCGGCGTCGGCGGCCTCACCCTGGGCGGCGGCCTCGGACACCTGACGCGCAGGTACGGCCTGACCATAGATAACCTCCTCTCCGCAGACGTGGTGCTCGCGGACGGCAGCTTCGTTACGGCCAGCGAGGAGGAGAACGAGGATCTCTTCTGGGCGCTGCGCGGCGGCGGGGGAAACTTCGGCGTCGTCACCTCGTTCCTGTTCCGGCTGCACCCCGTGAACAACATAATCGGCGGCCCGACGCTGTGGCCGCTGGAGCAGGCCCCCGAGGTCATGTGCTGGTACCGGGACTTTATCGCCGAGGCACCGGAGGATCTCAGTGGCTTCTTCGCCTTCCTGACCGTGCCGCCCGGACCTCCGTTCCCCGAGCACCTGCACCTGAAGAAGATGTGCGGCATCGTCTGGTGCTACACCGGGCCGGAAGAAGATGCCGACGAGGTGTTCGCCCCCGTCCAGGAGGTTGGCACTCCGGCGCTGCACGGCGTACACGAAATGCCCTATCCGGCACTCCAGAGCGCCTTCGACGGGTTGTATCCGCCTGGATTGCAATGGTACTGGAAGGCGGACTTCATCAACGAGCTCTCCGACGCGGCGATCGAGGCGCACCTGGGGTACGCGGAGGTCCCGACGCTGCACTCGACCATGCACCTGTACCCGATCAACGGCGCGGCGCACCGGGTCGGAAAGAACGACACGGCGTGGAGCTACCGGGAAGCAACCTGGGGAATGGTTATCGCCGGCGTGGACCCCGAACCGGCGAACAGGGAGCTCATCATCGACTGGTCGCGGGACTACTGGGAGGCTATACACCCGCACTCCGCAGGCGGCGCCTACGTGAACATGATGATGGACGAAGGCCAGGAACGGGTCCGGGCCAGCTACCGCGACAACTATGACCGGCTGGCGGCCGTCAAGCGCGAGTACGACCCCGGAAACCTCTTCCGCGTCAACCAGAACATAGTGCCGGCGGCGTAA